The Nerophis lumbriciformis linkage group LG05, RoL_Nlum_v2.1, whole genome shotgun sequence genome contains a region encoding:
- the LOC133606385 gene encoding coronin-2B-like, whose product MSWRSSFHHSKFRHVFGKTSSKERGYDGVPITRGVHDNHYCSVNPCFIAMVTECAGGGSFLVLPIHHTGRVDHQYPRVCGHRARVLDVKWNPFDDRCIASCSEDCMVKIWDIPLSGVQRNLTQARKTLIGHSRRVGLIEWHPTAENLLLSSAYDFKVLLWDVSQDGSVLRRPVRVVMAPIYPSSSRFPSEKLLLSASFNQEGSHLAVVSKDRRVRVLDPRTGQVIQVSCNKSHKANKVIYMAGLKMLLSTGCSPWNHRQIVLWDPDDLSEPLYEEDLDGSAGVLFPFFDPDTNMLYLAGKGDGNIRYYELTSEKPYISFLTEFRSPLPHKGLAVMPKRGLDVNACEIFRFYRVIAIKDLVEPLSMIVPRKKSGTFHEDLYPMTAGNTAAMTAQEWLAGINRSPVLISLRPSAKVVNPYPESLADQKWYQHGPKNFLEEQLAYQDAKYRREVNELSGWQPDETQASLWTYDVMPHCCEPAERPPPTTEDELLDAFYKQQDEIRGLREELDQKDVRIAQLEEEVKSSKNQQSC is encoded by the exons ATGTCGTGGCGCTCATCCTTCCACCACTCCAAGTTCCGTCATGTCTTTGGGAAGACATCCAGCAAGGAGCGAGGCTACGACGGCGTTCCCATCACACGCGGTGTCCATGACAACCACTACTGCTCAGTCAACCCGTGCTTCATTGCCATGGTGACAGAGTGTGCTGGGGGCGGGTCCTTCCTGGTGCTGCCCATCCATCAC ACAGGCAGAGTGGACCATCAGTACCCAAGGGTGTGCGGCCACAGGGCACGTGTTCTGGACGTCAAGTGGAACCCATTTGATGACCGCTGCATTGCATCATGTTCCGAGGACTGCATG GTGAAGATCTGGGACATCCCACTAAGCGGCGTCCAACGGAACCTAACGCAGGCCAGGAAGACGCTGATTGGTCACTCCAGGAGGGTGGGGCTTATTGAGTGGCATCCGACTGCTGAGAACCTTCTACTGAGCTCAGCTTATGACTTCAAG GTCCTCCTGTGGGATGTGTCTCAGGATGGGTCAGTGCTCAGGCGCCCGGTGCGTGTGGTCATGGCACCCATCTACCCGTCATCATCACGCTTCCCCTCAGAGAAGCTGCTGCTGTCTGCCAGCTTCAACCAGGAGGGAAGCCATTTGGCGGTGGTGTCCAAAGACAGACGCGTGCGAGTGTTGGACCCTCGGACAGGACAGGTTATCCAG GTGTCCTGCAATAAATCTCACAAGGCAAACAAGGTAATCTACATGGCAGGCCTGAAGATGCTGCTGAGCACCGGCTGCTCGCCCTGGAACCATAGACAGATAGTGCTGTGGGACCCG GACGACTTGTCGGAACCTTTATATGAAGAAGATCTCGACGGTTCTGCAGGAGTTCTCTTCCCATTCTTTGATCCAGACACCAACATGCTCTACCTTGCTGGAAAG GGTGACGGAAACATCAGGTACTACGAGCTGACCTCTGAGAAACCTTACATCAGCTTCCTGACCGAGTTTAGGTCGCCGCTGCCTCACAAAGGACTTG CAGTGATGCCAAAGCGTGGCCTGGATGTCAACGCTTGCGAGATTTTTAGGTTCTATCGTGTGATCGCAATCAAAGACCTGGTGGAGCCACTGTCTATGATCGTACCGCGAAAAAAG TCAGGCACCTTCCACGAAGACCTGTACCCGATGACAGCAGGGAACACGGCCGCAATGACAGCTCAGGAGTGGCTGGCTGGAATCAACAGAA GCCCTGTTCTGATATCTTTACGACCCAGCGCTAAGGTTGTCAACCCTTACCCTGAAAGCCTTGCCGACCAGAAATGGTACCAGCATGGCCCGAAG AACTTTCTGGAGGAGCAGCTGGCCTACCAGGATGCAAAATATCGAAGGGAGGTCAACGAGCTTTCAGGGTGGCAGCCGGACGAGACACAGGCATCACTTTGGACATACGACGTCATGCCGCACTGCTGCGAGCCTGCAGAGAGGCCGCCGCCCACAACCGAGGACGAG CTCCTTGATGCGTTCTACAAACAACAAGATGAAATCCGAGGTCTGCGAGAAGAACTAGACCAAAAAGAT GTGAGAATCGCTCAGCTGGAAGAGGAAGTCAAAAGCAGCAAAAACCAGCAAAGCTGCTGA
- the LOC133606386 gene encoding acidic leucine-rich nuclear phosphoprotein 32 family member D-like, whose protein sequence is MGLKKLVSSELGQRAPEDVHELILDNCRSSDGKVEGITEEFCNLEMLSLINVGLTSVAEIPKLDKLKKLELSDNRISGGLEVLAERVKNLTHLHLSGNKFKDISTLEPLKNLPQLKSLDLFNCEVTNLADYRQSIFKLLPNLTYLDGFDIDNGEASDSEGEVDGAEEDDEDGESEDFEDEEEEDDEDVKVEEDDDDEDDSNDDEDGHVNGDVDSEEDVDDEEDDDDDDEDPPPVKGEKRKRDPEDEDDDEEDD, encoded by the exons ATGGGCCTGAAGAAATTGGTCTCGTCGGAGCTGGGCCAGCGGGCACCGGAAGAC GTCCACGAGCTGATTCTTGATAACTGTCGCTCAAGTGACGGAAAGGTTGAAGGCATCACAGAAGAATTCTGTAATCTGGAGATGCTGAGCCTCATTAATGTGGGCTTGACCAGTGTCGCAGAAATCCCCAAACTGGACAAACTCAAAAAG CTGGAGCTGAGTGATAACAGAATATCGGGTGGCCTGGAAGTTCTGGCAGAGCGTGTGAAAAACTTGACGCATCTTCACCTTAGCGGTAACAAGTTTAAAGACATTAGCACGTTGGAACCACTG AAAAATTTGCCTCAGCTGAAGAGTTTAGACCTTTTCAACTGCGAGGTGACCAACCTGGCCGACTACAGGCAATCCATCTTCAAGCTCCTCCCCAACCTCACCTACTTGGACGGCTTTGACATTGACAACGGCGAGGCATCTGACTCAGAAGGCGAAGTGGACGGGGCCGAGGAGGATGACGAAG ATGGCGAATCGGAAGACTttgaggatgaggaggaggaagacGATGAGGACGTGAAGGTCGAAgaggacgacgacgacgaagacgaCAGCAACGATGACGAG GATGGACAcgtgaacggagatgttgacagtgAGGAAGACGTGGACGATGAAgaggacgatgatgatgatg ACGAGGACCCGCCCCCAGTCAAAGGAGAGAAGCGGAAGAGGGACCCTGAGGATGAGGACGACGATGAAGAAGATGATTAA
- the LOC133606384 gene encoding endophilin-A1-like, with product MSVAGLKKQFHKATQKVSEKVGGAEGTKLDDDFKEMEKKVDITSRAVLDIMTRTTEYLQPNPASRAKLSMINTMSKIRGQEKGPGYPQAESVLGDAMLKFGRELGEESSFGLALMDAGESMKELGEVKDALDMEVKQNFIDPLQNLHDKDLKEIQHHLKKMEGRRLDFDYKKKRQGKVQDDEIKQALEKFDESKEIAEQSMFNLLESDIEQVSQLAALVHAQLEYHSRTTQILQQLSSKMEDRIKEVSSKPRKEFVPKPRMTLELLPPSENHNGGIHSAKSPGRSPAPLDQPCCRALYDFEPENEGELGFKEGDVITLTNQIDDNWYEGMIHGHSGFFPINYVDILVPLPH from the exons AAAGTCAGCGagaaggtgggcggcgccgaagGCACCAAGCTAGACGATGACTTCAAGGAAATGGAGAAG AAGGTGGACATCACAAGCAGAGCGGTTCTGGATATCATGACCAGGACTACAGAGTACCTGCAGCCCAATCCAGCATCCAGAGCCAAGCTAAGCATGATCAACACCATGTCTAAAATACGCGGACAAGAAAAAGGACCCGGATACCCTCAGGCTGAGTCTGTCCTGGGAGACGCTATGTTGAAGTTTGGACGAGAGCTGGGGGAGGAGTCCAGCTTTG GCCTGGCGCTCATGGACGCTGGGGAGTCGATGAAGGAGCTGGGCGAGGTGAAGGACGCTCTCGACATGGAAGTCAAACAGAACTTTATTGACCCGCTGCAGAACCTCCACGACAAAGACCTGAAGGAGATCCAG CACCACCTGAAGAAGATGGAAGGACGCCGCCTCGACTTTGACTACAAGAAGAAGCGACAGGGGAAGGTGCAGGACGACGAGATTAAACAAGCGCTGGAGAAGTTTGACGAGAGCAAAGAGATCGCCGAGCAGAGCATGTTCAACCTTCTGGAAAGCGAT ATCGAGCAGGTGAGCCAACTGGCGGCGCTGGTCCATGCTCAGCTGGAGTACCACAGCCGCACCACTCAGATCCTTCAGCAGCTCTCCAGCAAGATGGAGGACAG GATAAAGGAAGTGTCCAGCAAACCCAGGAAGGAGTTTGTTCCCAAACCTCGCATGACTTTGGAGCTACTTCCCCCGAGCGAGAATCACAACGGCGGTATTCATTCTGCAAAATCCCCTGGAAGATCACCAG ccccACTGGATCAGCCGTGCTGCCGGGCGCTCTACGACTTTGAACCGGAGAACGAAGGCGAGCTGGGTTTCAAAGAAGGCGACGTCATCACACTGACCAATCAGATCGACGACAACTGGTACGAGGGAATGATCCACGGCCACTCGGGATTCTTCCCCATCAACTACGTAGACATACTGGTGCCGCTCCCGCATTAA